In the Drosophila takahashii strain IR98-3 E-12201 chromosome 3R, DtakHiC1v2, whole genome shotgun sequence genome, one interval contains:
- the LOC108054448 gene encoding uncharacterized protein isoform X2 yields MRNRSGSPRKQSKQKTPEPVAVRVRLSALSTAISVTPSTTVKKSRSQPNSIDLPRHLLHLRREAMSNAMTAAHEPTIHYLDSVLSEEEKRCDYGHQWRNISISRSGRFRSKNKKRDAVDGKLFDAGSGSPKENEKVWSLLFVRTFIIAPVHCRIRVLKGRDFCERCLYALNGNDRYLNEILQTS; encoded by the exons ATGCGGAATCGGAGTGGATCGCCACGAAagcaatcaaaacaaaagacCCCTGAGCCAGTGGCAGTACGAGTTCGGCTATCGGCGTTATCAACAGCAATATCGGTAACACCATCCACAACGGTTAAAAAGAGCAGGTCGCAGCCGaactcaatcgatttgccaaGGCACCTTCTCCACCTCCGCCGGGAGGCCATGAGCAACGCGATGACAGCCGCCCACGAGCCGACGATCCACTACCTGGACAGTGTTCTTAGTGAAGAGGAAAAGCGGTGCGACTATGGCCACCAATGGCGCAACATCTCCATTTCCAGATCTGGACGCTTCCGGTCGAAGAACAAAAAGCGGGACGCGGTCGACGGCAAGCTCTTCGACGCAGGATCGGGATCGCCGAAGGAGAACGAAAAGGTGTGGTCCTTGCTTTTTGTGCGCACTTTCATTATCGCACCGGTACACTGTAGAATCCGTGTTCTGAAGGGTCGCGATTTCTGTGAGCGATGTTTGtacgcat TAAACGGAAATGATCGATATCTTAACGAAATCCTCCAGACTAGTTAG
- the LOC108054447 gene encoding E3 ubiquitin-protein ligase MARCHF5, which produces MADKGAAPPADSEAPADAAKENHTTLTVPPAPANKAPSDASTSTAVQVGGDVAEAERCCWICFATDEDNRLAAWVKPCQCRGTTKWVHQSCLYRWIDEKTQKGNALRSVSCPQCQTEYIIVFPQMGKFGGALEAMDNLIKRLSPFLAAGFFVGSLYWTAVTYGAVTFLQIVGHEHGMSIMEAGDPLVLLIGLPAIPVGLVLGRLIRWEDALLRLIRNRGTVVRKFPFVSLIYPNLNQDEDQPSTSNPATPALSDPVSATRVFCGALLLPTISSIVGRILFDSVDNTLHRTLLGGLTFITVKGILKIYLKQKQYGRRKKRRIVDYTEENIRNFMHRNNNNAANAARQDQQPQQRPVPPVQHMDAVITRQRGDSGGSVV; this is translated from the exons ATGGCCGACAAGGGTGCAGCGCCCCCCGCAGACAGTGAGGCTCCTGCAGATGCTGCCAAAGAAAATCACACCACGTTGACTGTGCCCCCCGCTCCAGCGAACAAAGCACCCTCAGATGCCTCCACGTCCACTGCGGTCCAAGTGGGCGGTGATGTGGCGGAGGCGGAGCGCTGCTGCTGGATCTGTTTTGCCACCGACGAAGACAACCGCCTGGCGGCGTGGGTGAAACCTTGCCAGTGCCGCGGCACTACCAAGTGGGTGCACCAGAGCTGCCTCTACCGCTGGATCGACGAGAAGACCCAAAAGGGCAACGCCCTCCGCTCAGTGTCCTGTCCGCAGTGCCAGACTGAGTACATTATTGTATTCCCCCAGATGGGCAAATTCGGGGGTGCCCTGGAGGCGATGGACAATCTTATCAAGCGCCTTAGTCCCTTCCTGGCGGCTGGCTTCTTTGTGGGCTCTCTATACTGGACAGCTGTAACGTACGGAGCGGTGACTTTCTTACAG ATCGTGGGCCATGAGCACGGCATGTCCATAATGGAAGCCGGCGACCCCCTCGTTCTGCTCATTGGACTGCCGGCAATCCCGGTGGGACTGGTGCTTGGTCGCTTGATCCGCTGGGAGGATGCTCTGTTGCGCCTGATTCGAAACCGCGGCACAGTGGTGCGTAAGTTTCCCTTCGTGAGCCTCATTTATCCGAACCT CAACCAAGATGAAGACCAGCCAAGTACCAGCAATCCGGCCACACCTGCTCTCTCGGACCCCGTGTCGGCCACGCGTGTGTTCTGTGGCGCCCTTTTGCTACCCACTATATCGTCGATCGTAGGACGGATTCTCTTTGACTCCGTGGACAACACGTTGCATCGCACACTCCTGGGAGGTCTCACCTTTATAACGGTTAAGGGAATCCTGAAGATTTATCTGAAGCAAAAACAGTACGGCCGACGTAAGAAGCGTCGAATCGTCGACTACACTGAGGAAAACATTCGGAATTTCATGCAtcgcaacaataacaatgccGCAAATGCAGCGCGACAAGATCAGCAGCCCCAGCAGCGACCAGTTCCTCCTGTTCAGCATATGGACGCAGTAATCACTCGTCAACGCGGCGATAGTGGAGGTAGCGTTGTCTAG
- the LOC108054444 gene encoding Golgi to ER traffic protein 4 homolog has translation MAAAETGAKASGSAVSSGQRGVSRVLAKLSQSLAGGEFYEAHMMYRTLYFRYTAQRRYQDCLDLLFDGAQQLISKEQESSAADLCLLLVDTLEKRGPQAEDTDNFLWVPRLGALIRGLNAATVERETLILRTIKWSTALHGQYGHPVLHKLIAHVFWTEGNIESARHHYLLCQDGSLCGRVLIEISQSRGFQGEVDLFLVQAVLQQLSLKDRKTAEETFTEYTRYHAKILRHEFPYKEPLVNFLYFLFRLIDAKRVAGFRALRKLYDPSLKRDSSFLKYVAKIGVIYFDEQPETGHAGPPGLGGMFGDIFNRLMAGFDEDDAEDQGTPQRRQNVNNELD, from the exons ATGGCCGCCGCCGAGACAGGTGCAAAGGCCAGCGGCAGTGCGGTGTCCAGCGGGCAGCGCGGCGTCAGCCGAGTTCTTGCCAAGTTGTCTCAATCCTTGGCCGGAGGGGAGTTTTATGAGGCGCACATGATGTACAGGACGTTGTACTTTAG GTACACAGCGCAAAGACGCTACCAGGACTGCCTGGATCTCCTCTTTGACGGAGCACAACAGCTAATTTCCAAGGAGCAGGAGAGCAGCGCGGCGGACTTGTGCCTCTTGTTAGTTGACACGCTGGAGAAGCGAGGACCGCAGGCGGAGGACACCGACAACTTCTTGTGGGTGCCACGTCTAGGAGCCTTGATCCGTGGCCTCAACGCTGCGACGGTGGAGCGCGAGACCCTAATC CTACGGACCATTAAGTGGAGTACGGCACTGCATGGGCAGTACGGCCACCCGGTACTGCACAAGTTGATTGCTCATGTGTTTTGGACAGAGGGAAACATCGAGTCCGCTCGGCATCACTATCTTCTTTGCCAGGACGGAAGCCTCTGCGGCCGAGTGCTGATAGAGATCAGCCAGAGCAGAGGTTTCCAGGGCGAGGTAGACTTGTTTCTGGTGCAAGCAGTGTTGCAGCAGCTTTCGCTTAAGGATCGAAAGACCGCCGAAGAAACGTTCACCGAGTACACGCGGTACCACGCTAAGATACTCAGGCATGAGTTCCCCTACAAGGAACCGCTGGTCAACTTTCTGTACTTCCTGTTTCGCCTCATTGACGCAAAGCGTGTTGCTGGGTTTCGGGCCTTGCGCAAGCTTTACGATCCATCGCTTAAGCGCGACTCATCCTTCCTGAAGTACGTGGCCAAGATTGGAGTGATCTATTTCGACGAGCAGCCGGAAACAGGTCATGCCGGCCCTCCAGGATTGGGCGGCATGTTCGGGGACATATTCAATCGCCTAATGGCGGGCTTCGACGAGGACGACGCGGAGGATCAGGGCACGCCGCAAAGACGACAGAACGTGAATAACGAGCTGGACTAA
- the LOC108054443 gene encoding BTB/POZ domain-containing protein KCTD9 isoform X3 — translation MDSEPKESVSDCGRNELPPEANSLAAASVFAPNRWVKLNVGGQIYATTIDTLVGREPDSMLARMFLQDGSMMPSERDEKGAFLIDRSPRYFEPIINYLRHGQFVCDSNISVLGVLEEARFFGIYSLVTHLEERLGQQEAPMGDRPLTRNDVIKAIIQTSVITELRFQGVNLSGADLRKLDFRNINFKYANMSHCNLSHTNLSHTCLERADLQYANLECAQLVSVRGLCANMILLFDYTVQQNECFLNLPRWILCF, via the exons ATGGACAGTGAACCGAAGGAGAGTGTTTCCGACTGCGGAAGGAACGAGCTCCCTCCGGAAGCCAACAGTCTCGCCGCTGCCAGCGTCTTCGCCCCAAATCGTTGGGTTAAGCTGAATGTGGGTGGTCAGATCTACGCCACTACCATCGATACTCTGGTCGGCAGGGAACCGGACTCGATGCTGGCACGAATGTTTTTGCAAGATGGCAGCATGATGCCCAGCGAGCGGGACGAGAAAGGAGCTTTCCTAATTGACCGGAGCCCTCGTTATTTTGAGCCGATCATCAACTACCTGCGGCATGGCCAGTTCGTCTGTGATTCTAACATCAGTGTGCTAGGCGTCCTTGAGGAGGCAAGATTCTTTGGAATCTATTCGCTCGTTACCCATTTGGAGGAGCGCCTTGGACAGCAGGAGGCACCGATGGGTGACAGGCCACTGACGCGCAACGACGTCATAAAGGCCATCATTCAGACCTCAGTCATAACGGAATTGCGCTTTCAGGGCGTAAATCTTTCTGGTGCTGACCTTCGAAAGCTAGACTTTCGCAACATTAATTTCAAG TACGCCAACATGTCGCACTGCAATTTGTCACACACCAATTTGTCCCACACTTGCTTGGAGCGGGCTGATCTTCAGTACGCCAACTTGGAATGTGCACAACTTGTTTCCGTGCGAGGACTTTGCGCCAACATG aTATTGTTATTTGATTATACCGTGCAACAAAatgaatgctttttaaatttacctcgatggatcctatgtttttga
- the LOC108054443 gene encoding BTB/POZ domain-containing protein KCTD9 isoform X4, with amino-acid sequence MDSEPKESVSDCGRNELPPEANSLAAASVFAPNRWVKLNVGGQIYATTIDTLVGREPDSMLARMFLQDGSMMPSERDEKGAFLIDRSPRYFEPIINYLRHGQFVCDSNISVLGVLEEARFFGIYSLVTHLEERLGQQEAPMGDRPLTRNDVIKAIIQTSVITELRFQGVNLSGADLRKLDFRNINFKYANMSHCNLSHTNLSHTCLERADLQYANLECAQLVSVRGLCANMV; translated from the exons ATGGACAGTGAACCGAAGGAGAGTGTTTCCGACTGCGGAAGGAACGAGCTCCCTCCGGAAGCCAACAGTCTCGCCGCTGCCAGCGTCTTCGCCCCAAATCGTTGGGTTAAGCTGAATGTGGGTGGTCAGATCTACGCCACTACCATCGATACTCTGGTCGGCAGGGAACCGGACTCGATGCTGGCACGAATGTTTTTGCAAGATGGCAGCATGATGCCCAGCGAGCGGGACGAGAAAGGAGCTTTCCTAATTGACCGGAGCCCTCGTTATTTTGAGCCGATCATCAACTACCTGCGGCATGGCCAGTTCGTCTGTGATTCTAACATCAGTGTGCTAGGCGTCCTTGAGGAGGCAAGATTCTTTGGAATCTATTCGCTCGTTACCCATTTGGAGGAGCGCCTTGGACAGCAGGAGGCACCGATGGGTGACAGGCCACTGACGCGCAACGACGTCATAAAGGCCATCATTCAGACCTCAGTCATAACGGAATTGCGCTTTCAGGGCGTAAATCTTTCTGGTGCTGACCTTCGAAAGCTAGACTTTCGCAACATTAATTTCAAG TACGCCAACATGTCGCACTGCAATTTGTCACACACCAATTTGTCCCACACTTGCTTGGAGCGGGCTGATCTTCAGTACGCCAACTTGGAATGTGCACAACTTGTTTCCGTGCGAGGACTTTGCGCCAACATG gtataa